In a genomic window of Occallatibacter riparius:
- a CDS encoding ABC transporter permease, with amino-acid sequence MTGLLQDVRFALRQLRKNPGFMVTATVMLAVAICANSTVLSWIDGTMLHPIPGARNTGDLVSLMRGEPNPSPVPPLSYPDYRDMREQNHSFSGILAYNHDWLSITGGAQPERVYVANVSSNFFDVLGVKPWLGRFFRPEEETRPDAVPLVILSYSLWQNRYAGDPGIVGRSIEIAKHPVTVIGVAPEGFIGAMPGIRQDLWLTLNPIGTNAYRMTHRRANFLNILGRLKPGVTREAANQDLETIMRRIVAAYPDDHLGVNTITLDPMWRSPFGANGYMAATLPILLAIAGVVLVLTCANVATLTLVRFVARRREIAIRQSLGAQRFQLVRQMVLEGMVLAAAAGAAALLLTSWTAKTFALFIPPTSNPIVLNGILDQNVIIGIVALAIAASMLCGAFPAWRSSKVPAAEVLKDEAASISGGSRNRHLLSGLVVVQIALSLALLVCSGLFLQTLRNLAGAYPGFEQEHVLTASVGLNMAGYSNEDAKVIRHKILDRLAALPGVSVASLTDWLPMSFTRKTADAYPQGYAPKPHDSLEVRRADITPRYFETLGIPFVEGRDFTLADDEKAPKVLIIDETTAKHYWPGQDPVGKKLTLWNHTLFTVVGVVRNSKHQFLKEDLEPMVYMSYFQSADNETIFQVKTKGNPAEMAPAVEEAIRGVDRGIPVFDVRTMRETTQMARIFAVMQSTFAGMFAVVALILAATGIYGVVAYRTQLRTHEIGVRIALGASRADVLKLVLLQGLWLTVIGLTLGLALAFALTRLIGDLLYGVSAYDPSTVLGVVVVLGAMSLIACYLPAQRAMRADPVAAIREQ; translated from the coding sequence ATGACAGGCCTGCTCCAGGATGTTCGCTTTGCGTTACGGCAGTTGCGCAAGAATCCGGGCTTCATGGTTACGGCGACGGTGATGCTGGCGGTGGCAATCTGCGCCAACAGCACCGTATTGAGCTGGATTGACGGCACCATGCTGCATCCCATTCCGGGGGCGCGCAATACAGGCGACTTGGTGAGCCTGATGCGCGGAGAGCCGAACCCCTCGCCGGTTCCGCCGCTGTCCTATCCCGATTATCGCGACATGCGCGAGCAGAACCACAGCTTCTCCGGGATTCTCGCTTATAACCACGACTGGCTGAGTATCACGGGCGGGGCACAGCCGGAGCGCGTCTATGTGGCGAATGTGTCATCGAACTTCTTCGACGTGCTGGGGGTGAAGCCGTGGCTGGGGCGCTTCTTCCGGCCGGAAGAAGAGACACGTCCGGATGCTGTGCCGCTGGTGATCCTGTCCTATTCGCTGTGGCAGAACCGCTACGCGGGAGACCCGGGAATCGTAGGCAGGTCAATCGAAATCGCCAAGCACCCCGTGACGGTGATTGGCGTAGCGCCGGAGGGATTCATCGGAGCCATGCCGGGGATCCGGCAGGATCTGTGGCTGACGCTGAATCCTATAGGGACGAATGCATACCGAATGACGCATCGCCGCGCGAACTTCCTCAATATACTCGGGCGTCTGAAGCCCGGCGTGACGCGCGAGGCCGCAAACCAGGATCTCGAAACGATCATGCGCCGCATCGTCGCGGCGTACCCTGACGACCATCTCGGCGTGAATACCATCACGCTCGATCCGATGTGGCGCTCGCCCTTCGGGGCCAACGGCTACATGGCGGCGACACTGCCGATCCTGCTGGCGATAGCGGGCGTGGTGCTGGTGCTGACGTGTGCCAACGTGGCCACGCTCACGCTGGTGCGCTTTGTAGCGCGGCGGCGTGAGATTGCGATCCGGCAATCGCTGGGGGCGCAGCGTTTCCAACTGGTGCGCCAGATGGTTCTGGAGGGCATGGTTCTTGCTGCCGCCGCGGGTGCGGCGGCGCTGCTGCTGACCTCCTGGACGGCGAAGACGTTTGCACTCTTCATTCCGCCTACTTCCAATCCGATTGTGCTGAACGGGATTCTGGATCAAAACGTGATCATCGGGATCGTGGCACTGGCGATTGCGGCCAGCATGCTCTGCGGAGCGTTTCCGGCATGGCGGTCCTCGAAGGTACCGGCAGCCGAGGTTCTGAAGGATGAGGCTGCGAGCATTTCAGGCGGGTCACGCAACCGGCATCTGCTTAGCGGTCTCGTTGTGGTGCAGATCGCGCTTTCGCTGGCGTTGCTGGTGTGCTCGGGGCTGTTTCTGCAGACGCTGCGAAACCTGGCCGGGGCGTATCCGGGATTCGAGCAGGAGCACGTGCTGACGGCATCCGTGGGCCTGAATATGGCCGGCTATTCGAATGAGGATGCGAAGGTGATCCGCCATAAGATTCTCGACCGCCTGGCGGCGCTGCCGGGAGTGAGTGTGGCCTCGCTGACGGACTGGCTTCCGATGAGCTTCACGCGGAAGACAGCGGATGCGTATCCGCAGGGTTATGCACCGAAGCCGCATGACTCGCTGGAGGTGCGCCGGGCCGACATCACGCCACGGTACTTCGAGACGTTGGGGATTCCGTTCGTGGAAGGCCGCGATTTCACACTCGCCGATGATGAGAAGGCGCCGAAGGTGCTGATCATCGATGAGACAACCGCGAAGCACTATTGGCCGGGGCAAGATCCGGTCGGCAAGAAGCTCACGCTGTGGAACCACACTCTGTTCACCGTGGTGGGCGTGGTGAGGAATTCGAAGCACCAGTTCCTGAAGGAAGATCTTGAGCCCATGGTCTACATGAGCTACTTCCAGTCTGCGGATAACGAAACGATCTTCCAGGTCAAGACGAAGGGGAATCCGGCGGAGATGGCGCCAGCGGTCGAAGAGGCGATCCGCGGGGTAGATCGAGGGATACCGGTGTTCGATGTGCGCACCATGCGCGAGACAACGCAGATGGCGCGGATCTTCGCGGTCATGCAGAGCACATTTGCGGGCATGTTCGCGGTGGTTGCGCTGATTCTGGCAGCTACGGGCATCTACGGCGTGGTAGCGTACCGGACGCAGTTGCGTACGCACGAAATCGGCGTGCGGATAGCCCTGGGAGCTTCACGCGCGGATGTGCTCAAGCTCGTTCTGCTGCAGGGCCTTTGGCTGACCGTGATTGGATTGACGCTGGGTCTGGCGCTGGCGTTCGCGCTCACGAGGCTGATTGGGGATCTGCTCTACGGAGTGAGTGCTTACGATCCTTCGACGGTGCTGGGCGTGGTGGTTGTGCTTGGGGCAATGTCGCTGATCGCGTGCTATCTTCCGGCCCAGCGGGCCATGAGGGCGGATCCTGTGGCGGCGATCCGGGAGCAGTAG
- a CDS encoding response regulator yields MSTEAKSLRVLIVDDEETIANSLSLIVQGRGHFTRTAYNAEQAIEIVPEFRPDVVISDVMLPGIDGVEFAAWLEDRYPDCIVLLISGHPDTSRRLRPGQLSKLPVLAKPFPPSELLSFLADYAADRRERAHEGLKPNIL; encoded by the coding sequence ATGTCTACCGAAGCCAAATCCCTTCGTGTCCTTATCGTGGACGACGAAGAGACGATTGCGAACTCGCTCTCTCTGATTGTGCAAGGCCGTGGCCATTTCACGCGCACCGCATACAATGCAGAGCAGGCAATCGAGATCGTGCCCGAGTTCCGTCCGGACGTGGTTATTTCAGACGTGATGCTACCCGGAATAGACGGCGTGGAGTTTGCCGCGTGGCTCGAAGACCGCTACCCGGATTGCATCGTGTTACTGATCTCGGGTCACCCGGACACTAGCCGGAGGCTGCGTCCCGGCCAGTTGAGCAAGTTGCCTGTCCTTGCAAAGCCGTTCCCTCCCAGCGAACTGCTGAGCTTTCTCGCGGACTACGCTGCAGACAGGCGAGAGCGGGCTCATGAGGGGTTGAAACCGAACATTCTTTGA
- a CDS encoding Ig-like domain repeat protein, protein MSRVKSPLCVYAGTLLCSFLLASTPNFAQQLVQHGAPEAPQSIISLAPTPRPQGQVLARLPGDATFQHAPANYHIFATANVGEDAGVEPLTLNFAAATKLTRIESKNKDFVVEPGGTCHEGNSYSRGDSCTLMVRFNPQGPGHRLGFIKVSNSAEASPMSFGLTGNGYAPVVSFTPSQITTVPSSVSAGTGTIKSATNMAIDGGDILYIADTGNSKLKEMDSSGTIVNSAASPIATPASVAVDSFGIAYTANVHSATYYFSLYYPWGSETAYGFAYASSTCTVSAPCAFSAVGMNYPANMSIDNYDNLFFEEGTTGAAEMPVTNISGGTGTLNLWHLSDQFSYSSGSPGSFAVDAYGDLFTKYSFPSAGTCFILEEPLYNAEYSPTANRVAGGVACGFSGDGGLARSAEISSNIGQIAFDIAGNLYFADTGNQRVRRIDAATGIISTVAGNGTQGYTGDSNGATQATLSNPTGVAVDSQGQIYILSNAPSAGPTQVLRMVNRTGHWGYASQLKGTTSAAKVFQLANTGNSTLVLSSAPFFAGTNPTDYAIDSPTTDCVLTTGSTLASGRSCHVGIVFKPSAGGTRSAALVFPDNSVNGSNSISLSGRGMLSPTMTITSPTGGSSVTSGTTVTFAVKVTSTLSPLPTGTVTFKVNGSTIGAPVTLNSSGVASTTFSEASASTYTLEADYSGDANYVSAVATESLIVTALKLPVSVNLVPMATPMSSCGSASFSVQVSSTSGAPPTGLVQLKSGSSALASATLTNGIATLSAAGLSPGSHSFVATYSGDSLHEAATSAPITVKSGLNCVGINPPTIRVKSPGVQ, encoded by the coding sequence ATGTCTAGAGTTAAGTCTCCCCTCTGTGTGTATGCAGGCACGCTCCTCTGTTCGTTCCTGCTCGCCTCCACGCCTAATTTTGCGCAACAGCTCGTTCAACATGGCGCGCCTGAAGCGCCGCAGTCCATCATCTCGCTGGCACCCACGCCGCGGCCGCAGGGGCAAGTTCTTGCACGCCTGCCCGGCGACGCCACCTTTCAGCACGCTCCTGCCAACTACCACATCTTCGCTACCGCGAACGTCGGAGAAGATGCAGGCGTCGAGCCCCTCACGCTGAACTTCGCGGCCGCTACAAAGCTTACCCGCATCGAGTCGAAGAACAAGGACTTTGTCGTCGAGCCCGGCGGCACCTGCCATGAGGGCAACAGCTACAGCCGCGGCGACAGCTGCACGCTGATGGTCCGCTTCAATCCGCAGGGACCGGGCCACAGGTTGGGGTTCATTAAAGTCAGCAACTCGGCCGAGGCGAGTCCGATGAGCTTCGGCTTGACCGGCAACGGCTATGCGCCCGTGGTCAGCTTTACTCCGTCGCAGATCACGACGGTGCCCAGCTCTGTGTCAGCGGGCACCGGCACCATTAAGAGCGCAACCAACATGGCCATCGATGGCGGCGATATCCTCTACATCGCGGATACCGGCAACAGCAAGCTCAAGGAGATGGATTCGAGCGGCACGATCGTGAACAGCGCGGCCTCTCCGATTGCGACTCCCGCGTCGGTTGCTGTCGACTCCTTCGGAATCGCGTACACCGCCAACGTCCACAGTGCCACCTACTACTTCAGCCTTTACTACCCCTGGGGATCCGAGACGGCGTATGGATTCGCCTACGCCTCCAGTACCTGCACGGTGAGTGCACCCTGTGCCTTCTCGGCTGTTGGCATGAACTATCCCGCCAACATGAGTATCGACAATTACGACAACCTCTTCTTTGAGGAGGGGACTACCGGAGCGGCCGAGATGCCGGTGACGAACATATCCGGCGGAACAGGTACGCTCAACCTGTGGCATCTGAGCGACCAGTTCTCGTACTCCTCGGGGTCTCCCGGTTCTTTCGCGGTGGATGCCTACGGCGATCTCTTCACCAAGTACAGCTTCCCTTCAGCTGGAACCTGCTTCATCCTCGAGGAGCCCCTGTATAACGCCGAGTACTCGCCCACCGCTAACCGAGTGGCCGGAGGCGTGGCTTGCGGGTTCTCCGGCGATGGCGGACTGGCACGCAGCGCGGAGATCAGCTCCAACATCGGGCAGATTGCCTTCGACATTGCAGGCAATTTGTACTTCGCCGATACCGGCAACCAGCGGGTTCGCCGCATTGATGCCGCCACCGGCATCATCAGCACGGTTGCAGGCAACGGCACGCAAGGGTACACCGGCGATTCGAACGGCGCCACCCAGGCAACCCTCAGCAATCCAACCGGCGTGGCAGTGGATTCGCAGGGGCAGATTTACATCTTGAGCAACGCTCCTTCGGCTGGACCGACCCAGGTTCTGAGGATGGTCAATCGAACCGGGCACTGGGGCTATGCTAGTCAACTGAAGGGAACAACCAGCGCGGCTAAGGTATTCCAATTAGCAAATACCGGTAATTCCACACTGGTTCTTTCATCAGCTCCCTTCTTTGCCGGCACAAATCCGACCGACTACGCCATTGACTCTCCGACTACCGATTGTGTGCTCACTACCGGCTCCACGCTCGCATCAGGCCGCAGTTGCCACGTCGGAATCGTATTCAAGCCTTCCGCTGGCGGTACTCGTTCGGCAGCGCTGGTGTTTCCGGACAACTCGGTAAACGGCTCCAACTCGATCTCCCTGTCAGGCCGCGGCATGCTCTCGCCGACCATGACCATCACTTCCCCTACCGGTGGATCGTCTGTGACATCAGGAACCACTGTGACCTTCGCAGTGAAGGTGACCTCAACCTTGTCCCCCCTCCCGACTGGGACGGTAACCTTCAAAGTGAACGGCAGCACGATTGGTGCTCCGGTTACGCTCAACTCTTCCGGCGTAGCGTCTACCACCTTTAGTGAAGCTTCGGCCAGCACCTACACGCTTGAAGCCGACTATAGCGGCGACGCGAATTATGTGTCTGCCGTCGCCACCGAGAGTCTGATTGTCACCGCGCTCAAGCTTCCGGTCTCAGTAAACCTGGTGCCCATGGCTACCCCCATGTCCTCTTGCGGTTCCGCCAGCTTCTCTGTCCAGGTCTCCTCGACGTCCGGAGCACCACCCACCGGACTGGTCCAGCTGAAGAGCGGATCGTCGGCGCTGGCGTCGGCAACGCTCACGAACGGCATCGCAACGCTTTCTGCTGCCGGGCTCTCGCCGGGTTCGCACTCCTTTGTTGCCACCTACAGCGGCGACAGCCTGCACGAGGCTGCCACTTCCGCGCCGATTACAGTGAAAAGCGGCCTGAACTGTGTCGGGATCAATCCACCCACGATTCGTGTGAAGAGCCCAGGGGTGCAATAG
- a CDS encoding glycosyltransferase, producing MRLVVLTYGTEGDTRPLAALCRALMDAGDEVTLLADGGTLGSAAELGVPHASLAGDIRTAIEAERDLSTVAAGRNSLKATTKALSRMANENAVSWMKQVVETAAGCEGLIVAGLAAYIGFSAAEKLSVPVIGAGMIPLTPTSAFASPFVPPHSLPRWLNHFSYGLVAGALWRAFRHATNEARASVGLAPGRKIWLGHPMLYGISPTLIPQPEDWPQNVWMCGQWVYPPTEWQAPRPLEDFLAGGDAPIYVGFGSMSGINQRALLDAVISAVAGRRALFYPGWSAEAGLSLPSNFYVLGDTPHDWLFPRTSLVIHHGGSGTSHSAARAGVPSVVLPFAADQFFWAEQLHQRGIAPAASSATKVNADVLARAIDAAQSEPMRERARVIGQAMRTEDGLASAVEKVHMLLAH from the coding sequence ATGAGACTGGTTGTTCTGACATACGGAACCGAAGGCGATACCAGGCCGCTGGCCGCGCTCTGCCGCGCGCTGATGGATGCCGGCGATGAAGTGACCTTGCTCGCCGATGGCGGAACCCTGGGCAGCGCCGCTGAGCTCGGCGTGCCTCACGCATCTCTGGCAGGCGACATTCGTACAGCGATCGAGGCAGAGCGTGATCTTTCCACGGTGGCTGCGGGAAGGAACAGCCTTAAGGCGACAACCAAGGCGCTCTCCCGCATGGCGAACGAGAACGCCGTGTCGTGGATGAAGCAGGTGGTCGAAACCGCGGCGGGGTGTGAGGGGCTGATCGTCGCCGGACTGGCAGCCTATATCGGCTTTTCGGCAGCAGAGAAATTATCGGTGCCGGTGATCGGTGCCGGGATGATTCCGCTCACGCCGACCTCGGCATTTGCGTCTCCGTTTGTACCGCCACACTCCCTGCCCCGTTGGCTCAACCACTTCAGCTATGGTCTGGTTGCAGGAGCATTGTGGCGTGCTTTCCGGCATGCCACGAACGAGGCTCGGGCTTCGGTGGGTCTCGCCCCTGGCCGGAAGATCTGGCTTGGGCATCCGATGTTGTACGGCATCTCGCCAACGTTAATCCCGCAGCCCGAGGATTGGCCGCAGAACGTGTGGATGTGCGGGCAATGGGTGTACCCGCCAACCGAGTGGCAAGCGCCGCGGCCGCTCGAGGACTTTCTGGCCGGCGGCGATGCTCCGATCTATGTGGGATTCGGAAGCATGTCGGGGATCAATCAGCGCGCGTTGCTCGACGCGGTGATCTCCGCGGTAGCGGGCCGGCGAGCGCTCTTTTATCCGGGCTGGAGCGCCGAGGCTGGGCTGAGTCTGCCGTCGAACTTCTACGTGCTGGGTGACACTCCACACGACTGGTTGTTTCCACGCACTTCGCTGGTAATTCATCACGGCGGGTCGGGGACGTCGCATTCCGCGGCACGCGCCGGTGTGCCCTCCGTGGTTCTGCCGTTTGCTGCCGATCAGTTTTTCTGGGCCGAGCAGTTGCACCAGCGAGGCATCGCGCCCGCGGCAAGCAGCGCCACGAAAGTGAATGCCGACGTCCTGGCCCGCGCGATCGACGCAGCGCAATCGGAACCGATGCGGGAGCGAGCCCGGGTCATTGGGCAAGCGATGCGAACGGAAGATGGTTTGGCCAGCGCTGTCGAGAAAGTCCACATGCTGCTGGCTCACTAA
- a CDS encoding SPOR domain-containing protein, translating into MDLWTEFEGVTIDQSFALSKLLQTEGRSAFFQTRNASGEPVLIRIIECHFDEDEILARWRGVQTLGHPSFLCIDRFGQFLIEADDITAVYAVFERVDANLGDVLEQGRLSSEEAGQIGLSIASALETLHANGFVHEHVEARNIYAVGEAVKLRSDCIRETKEGEAGLAARRRDVHDLAVVLMQVLLGNPRAVDMPRGGMLIARFDEIVRKGMSGEWGLKEIQAALSPYKRTNGTAKSTQTKAATPQSAAPKPLATSAAAAPVSKPATVQAEAKVVPAAGGLGSDKSAEAQPKAVPELKAPSQPKAEPRFQPRPEPWADPISSRRRDVEERKPFPGPDGATFDWKAWVNGLQHEPRKLAIGGVLVLVVLLLGWMLVHRSGHSASAGSTAATPAAGAAPFTAAVQDRPGAQAHPAARPVAATTASSDSRKPWRVVAFTYNRQDQAQKKASSLSQKHADLRPEVFSAKGRAPWLVTIGGAMDRDEAYALARKARALGLPRDTYAQNYPAR; encoded by the coding sequence ATGGATCTGTGGACAGAGTTTGAAGGCGTAACGATCGATCAATCCTTCGCATTGAGCAAGCTGCTGCAGACGGAAGGGCGCAGCGCGTTCTTTCAAACCCGCAATGCGAGCGGCGAGCCGGTTCTGATTCGCATTATCGAGTGCCACTTCGACGAGGATGAGATTCTGGCGCGGTGGCGGGGCGTGCAGACGCTGGGCCACCCCAGCTTTCTGTGCATTGACCGCTTCGGTCAATTCCTGATTGAAGCCGACGATATTACAGCGGTGTATGCCGTCTTCGAGCGGGTGGACGCGAACCTGGGAGATGTGCTGGAGCAGGGGCGGCTCTCGAGTGAAGAGGCGGGGCAGATCGGGCTGAGCATCGCGTCAGCCCTGGAGACACTGCACGCCAATGGATTCGTCCACGAGCACGTGGAGGCGCGGAACATCTACGCAGTAGGTGAAGCAGTGAAGCTGCGCAGCGACTGTATCCGCGAGACGAAGGAAGGCGAGGCCGGGCTGGCTGCGCGCCGCCGCGATGTGCACGACCTGGCGGTGGTGCTGATGCAGGTGCTGCTGGGGAATCCGCGGGCCGTGGACATGCCGCGCGGAGGCATGCTCATTGCCCGGTTCGATGAGATTGTACGCAAGGGCATGAGCGGCGAGTGGGGGCTGAAGGAGATCCAGGCAGCGCTGTCGCCTTACAAGCGCACCAATGGCACGGCGAAGAGCACGCAAACGAAGGCGGCGACGCCTCAGTCTGCTGCGCCGAAGCCGTTGGCCACTTCGGCTGCGGCAGCTCCTGTCTCGAAACCCGCGACGGTGCAAGCAGAGGCGAAGGTTGTGCCAGCAGCCGGCGGTCTTGGCAGCGACAAGAGTGCTGAGGCACAGCCGAAAGCGGTGCCTGAGCTAAAGGCTCCATCGCAGCCCAAGGCTGAGCCGCGGTTTCAGCCGCGCCCAGAGCCGTGGGCGGATCCTATTTCTTCGCGGCGCCGGGATGTGGAGGAGCGGAAGCCGTTTCCCGGGCCGGACGGTGCCACGTTCGATTGGAAGGCGTGGGTGAACGGGCTTCAACACGAGCCCCGGAAATTGGCCATCGGTGGAGTGCTGGTACTGGTGGTTCTGCTTCTGGGATGGATGCTGGTGCACCGTTCGGGGCACTCTGCATCCGCAGGATCGACGGCAGCGACGCCGGCAGCAGGGGCGGCTCCGTTCACGGCGGCTGTGCAGGACAGGCCGGGCGCACAGGCGCATCCGGCGGCTCGGCCCGTCGCCGCGACGACAGCATCAAGCGACAGCAGGAAACCGTGGCGCGTAGTGGCTTTCACCTACAACCGCCAGGACCAGGCGCAGAAGAAGGCGTCGTCCCTGTCGCAGAAGCATGCGGACTTGCGGCCAGAGGTGTTCTCTGCAAAGGGACGAGCACCCTGGCTGGTGACGATTGGCGGCGCGATGGACCGCGATGAGGCTTATGCGCTGGCACGCAAGGCGCGAGCCCTGGGACTGCCGCGGGACACCTACGCGCAGAATTACCCTGCGCGGTGA
- a CDS encoding TetR/AcrR family transcriptional regulator, whose amino-acid sequence MQTHESNRRDRKRQSTLDLLSTVAMRLFERHGFDAVTMEKIAAEADVAKGTLYSHFPTKESALAYAIHQQLGRNLEPLMRRMEPEAGFPAAVEVLMDAMARWCKSNREYLGPYLRFRFMELQNPAPSSGTNLPNDIVDVYAHLIGNSQRAGNIRADFDARHLAVLFHHLCLGALLRWLVAEDLKLRRELDAAVAVFLQGAAQVSAPAKKRGRKG is encoded by the coding sequence ATGCAGACGCACGAGTCCAATCGCCGCGACCGCAAGCGCCAAAGCACGCTTGATCTTCTGAGTACGGTGGCGATGCGCTTGTTCGAGCGCCACGGCTTTGACGCAGTCACGATGGAGAAGATTGCAGCAGAGGCCGACGTGGCGAAGGGAACGCTCTACAGCCACTTCCCGACGAAAGAGTCGGCGCTCGCGTACGCCATTCATCAGCAGCTCGGCCGGAACCTTGAACCACTGATGCGGCGCATGGAGCCGGAGGCCGGTTTTCCGGCAGCGGTGGAAGTGCTCATGGATGCTATGGCGCGGTGGTGCAAATCCAATCGCGAGTACCTCGGGCCCTACTTGCGTTTCCGGTTTATGGAATTGCAGAACCCGGCGCCGAGCTCTGGAACAAACCTCCCGAATGACATTGTGGATGTGTATGCGCACCTGATCGGCAACAGCCAGCGGGCGGGCAACATTCGCGCAGACTTCGACGCCAGGCACCTGGCTGTGCTGTTCCACCACCTTTGTCTCGGTGCGTTGCTCCGCTGGCTGGTTGCAGAAGATCTGAAACTGCGGCGGGAATTGGACGCCGCGGTGGCGGTTTTTCTGCAAGGAGCGGCACAGGTTTCCGCCCCTGCGAAGAAGCGTGGGAGGAAGGGATGA
- a CDS encoding DoxX family protein, whose protein sequence is MTEFTNAGSVSRFRTVAYWVTTMLVAFELTLGGLWDVLQVPQVRSVMERLGYPMYFLSILGIWKLLGAIALLVPRFPRLKEWAYAGVIFDLTGAVASQLASGWMDPANMTFPIVMIGLAAGSWALRPASRRGASGYR, encoded by the coding sequence ATGACTGAATTCACAAATGCAGGATCGGTTTCACGCTTTCGCACGGTTGCGTACTGGGTGACCACCATGCTGGTGGCTTTCGAACTGACCCTGGGAGGCCTTTGGGATGTGCTGCAGGTCCCTCAGGTTCGCAGCGTGATGGAACGACTGGGATATCCGATGTACTTCCTTTCGATTCTGGGGATATGGAAGCTCCTGGGAGCGATTGCGCTGCTCGTGCCGCGGTTCCCGCGACTCAAGGAGTGGGCGTACGCCGGAGTGATCTTCGATTTGACGGGCGCGGTTGCATCGCAGCTTGCATCAGGGTGGATGGACCCCGCTAACATGACATTCCCGATCGTGATGATTGGGCTCGCGGCTGGGTCCTGGGCGCTTCGCCCTGCTTCCCGCCGCGGTGCGTCGGGCTACCGCTGA